A single genomic interval of Asterias amurensis chromosome 1, ASM3211899v1 harbors:
- the LOC139944952 gene encoding uncharacterized protein: MRSRSSSLCLVLISLVFTSTTMAHGGHPTKSVVIIGAGIGGTSCAHYLSKQDPIDKITIFEAQDDVGGRIKDVSFWNTTVGLGAKFFNAGQRHIAELAKDLNLTVGSFQQTSYPKIFVWDGAHQLQTTTDVLARNPGAETEMQSRLADYLTAVKETYDKYASRSVFESVHAYLRSGGLDEFVGRSASAYFSDGPTPLSQEAQDYLIEPVSRQYFGQGLESQSMLGMVCLEGLLRNSFYIEGGMSKLVRGLVESSDADLNLNSRVTHIIRKTQEDASQQYTVKYVTNGVEHEIDADAVVIAAPLEWADIKFKGFYSDPSTTQPRRSWNTLYTYVSFVVAESLRPSYFPTQEHFINGSSPLPLLTTSNPTLPWVSINLQETTGRFNLYQVTSPINLTQNDLLDDLFDGVQEVMTQSWDYVFPLSPPIINETFYQSLALDDRVFNLNGMESVASQMETSIISARNVARWIAKGNTSSCAVTLTSSLRIVTGVVLFNLYYYTRRLLMLLNRG; encoded by the exons ATGAG GTCCCGTAGTAGTAGTCTGTGTCTGGTGCTGATCTCACTGGTGTTCACGTCTACCACAATGGCCCACGGTGGACACCCTACAAAAAGTGTAGTGATCATAGGAGCGGGTATTGGTGGAACTTCGTGTGCTCACTACCTCTCGAAACAGGACCCCATTGACAAGATAACCATCTTTGAAGCTCAGGATGACGTGG GTGGGCGAATCAAAGACGTATCTTTTTGGAACACCACAGTTGGACTTGGTGCAAAATTTTTCAACGCAGGTCAGAG ACATATCGCTGAGCTGGCGAAGGATCTGAACCTAACCGTGGGGTCGTTTCAGCAGACGAGCTACCCAAAGATCTTCGTCTGGGACGGTGCTCATCAACTCCAGACAACGACCGATGTTTTGGCGAGAAATCCCGGTGCTGAAACCGAGATGCAGAGTCGTCTCGCAGACTACTTGACCGCCGTAAAAGAAACATACGACAAGTACGCCAGCAGGAGCGTGTTTGAGTCCGTCCATGCTTATCTGCGGTCTGGGGGGTTGGACGAGTTCGTTGGCAGGTCGGCCTCGGCTTACTTCTCTGACGGCCCGACACCATTGAGTCAGGAGGCACAAGATTACCTCATTGAACCTGTGAGCAGACAATACTTTGGTCAGGGACTTGAAAGCCAAAGTATGCTTGGTATGGTGTGCCTGGAAGGGCTTCTGAGAAATT CATTTTACATCGAGGGTGGTATGAGCAAGTTGGTACGAGGACTTGTTGAATCATCAGACGCAGATCTGAACCTGAACTCTCGCGTTACTCACATCATCAGAAAGACGCAGGAGGATGCCAGCCAGCAGTATACAGTTAAATACGTTACAAATGGGGTCGAGCATGAGATAGATGCGGACGCAGTTGTAATCGCGGCTCCGTTAGAGTGGGCGG ATATCAAGTTTAAAGGATTCTATTCCGATCCTTCTACAACCCAGCCAAGGAGGAGTTGGAACACGCTGTACACATACGTTTCGTTTGTAGTGGCAGAGTCACTTCGCCCCAGTTACTTCCCAACCCAAGAGCACTTCATCAACGGATCAAGCCCGCTGCCTCTTCTCACTACATCTAATCCAACCTTACCTTGGGTGTCCATAAATTTACAAGAGACAACCGGACGGTTCAATCTCTACCAGGTAACCAGTCCTATAAACCTCACTCAAAATGACCTACTGGATGACCTCTTCGATGGAGTTCAAGAGGTCATGACCCAGAGCTGGGATTACGTCTTCCCTTTGAGTCCACCAATCATCAACGAGACCTTCTACCAGAGCCTCGCCTTGGATGATCGCGTGTTCAACTTAAATGGAATGGAGAGTGTGGCTTCGCAGATGGAAACTTCTATTATCAGTGCTCGAAATGTTGCTAGGTGGATCGCTAAGGGTAACACGAGTAGCTGTGCCGTCACATTGACGTCATCACTTCGTATTGTCACGGGCGTTGTCCTCTTTAACTTGTATTATTATACTCGGCGCTTGTTGATGCTTTTGAATAGAGGATGA